A genomic region of Runella rosea contains the following coding sequences:
- a CDS encoding aminotransferase class V-fold PLP-dependent enzyme, producing MKQVYFTAGPAEMYPTFEKHLLTAVEQQLGSISHRSQKFRSIYQFTVEQLRTLMNIPDTHGIFFTGSASEVWERVVQNCVEHESFHLVNGSFSKKFYEYSASLRKYAHKQEKPFGEGFDYAEVEVPEYAELICVTHNETSSGVQMREPDIHKLKRSNLKKLIAVDMVSSAPYPELDFGVVDTAFFSVQKAFGLPAGLGVWIANEKCLAKAERLQKYEDATIGAHNSLPMLWKNFKNYETPATPNVIGIYLLGKVAEDLNKIGAETVRKQTEEKYKLLNKYIETSRAFSPSVAEERHRSRTVVVANTRIPSPEVIAQVKQANMIVGSGYGPFKESQIRIANFPAVSFEQVEALIGELKKLEN from the coding sequence ATGAAACAAGTCTATTTTACAGCCGGGCCGGCTGAGATGTATCCTACGTTTGAGAAGCACTTATTGACCGCCGTTGAGCAGCAATTGGGTTCGATTTCGCACCGCAGTCAGAAGTTTCGGAGCATTTATCAATTTACGGTAGAGCAACTTCGTACGTTGATGAATATCCCCGATACGCACGGTATTTTTTTCACGGGCTCCGCCTCGGAAGTGTGGGAGCGGGTGGTGCAGAATTGCGTCGAACACGAAAGTTTTCACTTGGTCAACGGGTCTTTTTCCAAGAAATTTTATGAGTATAGCGCGTCGCTTCGGAAATACGCCCACAAGCAGGAAAAGCCTTTTGGCGAAGGTTTTGACTACGCCGAAGTAGAAGTGCCCGAATATGCGGAGTTAATTTGTGTCACGCACAATGAAACCAGTTCGGGCGTACAAATGCGCGAGCCCGACATTCACAAACTGAAGCGGAGCAATTTAAAAAAACTCATTGCGGTCGATATGGTCTCTTCGGCGCCTTATCCTGAGTTAGATTTTGGGGTGGTAGATACGGCGTTCTTTTCGGTTCAAAAAGCCTTTGGCTTACCAGCGGGTTTGGGTGTATGGATTGCCAACGAAAAGTGTCTCGCCAAAGCTGAGCGTTTGCAGAAATACGAAGATGCTACCATCGGAGCGCACAACAGCCTGCCCATGTTGTGGAAGAATTTTAAGAATTACGAAACGCCCGCTACACCCAATGTGATTGGCATTTATCTGTTGGGAAAAGTAGCCGAAGATTTGAACAAAATCGGTGCTGAAACGGTGCGTAAGCAGACCGAAGAAAAATATAAATTGCTCAATAAATACATTGAAACAAGTCGGGCTTTCAGCCCATCGGTAGCCGAAGAGCGGCATCGCTCGCGTACAGTGGTAGTAGCCAATACCCGTATTCCCTCTCCTGAAGTAATTGCTCAGGTAAAACAAGCCAATATGATTGTCGGAAGTGGTTATGGACCTTTCAAGGAAAGTCAAATTCGCATCGCTAATTTTCCTGCGGTATCGTTTGAGCAGGTAGAAGCGTTGATTGGCGAATTGAAGAAATTGGAAAATTAA
- a CDS encoding 3-coathanger stack domain-containing protein has protein sequence MANKIRINWVVLLLYLSALNTISVKGQSISISSDNFYSLCAGSTISIPVALSGSWAPDNKFVLKLRENSISGDTIIYVTADNTSSPLQFQLPKLYADKNRSSKLFSIASISSTNPVTVSNEKYFNVGLLPTIQLEQPMQAIDVFPISRFPNEYTNAGQARYVGHKIYRGDDNVIGKLADSTLWYLGGEWALSPNQTTVYQLVQIQNRCGIGKVIPPNTITVKVNPFKLKITSVYPKAICEDRKINVNIDYTGELNPEQVVIEVANFKGDTIKQLSTTVVDARNFTGTLDNSFSSGTYFVRIRSIAPDAATDFVPIFMNSAPKIELDWLDGVTNPVGYKNKVWLRIRSVGATESGRPLTLKLSDGTIVNNFSGYSGASSGYMADVFLNPEKTHYYKVDSLITACGISRQYTVSGERELVVKNDFYIENLPKLIYCEGEKLRLKIKSTLPFTASTVFIAKIYLSNGTVLALPTTRISTDSLEFTIPAASFFESTAFYFQLQLESNSPAALSSLYQQQINVTQKPVPVTAWATTPLTNPGNGYLFFLFKGGSPASLIFTDGQRDDTVSVFSVTNELTREISLNPLIVQTTSFRWKSIENSCGKTENFPVPEVTITVDNTTQKNIFIVKSPKQVCLGGTYTIEIKTAGTFSTEDEYLVRLVRYINYVPVVYEVGRGKSKILSIQIPTNIPVSADNNFCKFVVSSVQTEADNLPTAFREASSYITVNQTASLFVNTFDLNGNKILSKTIDLLKGESVPLIIQSSTSNSNEPYNVKINSTWYNYAAYVNNNSGMINSLYINIKPSNDTLLVLNALENICGVTSLNDTVIIKVRPYRIQTALVEAGIRCQQNIVDVMFSIEGNQQNVPTDYKVYFRPIAPYAQIYPDSLRFEALVVTKRPFHYTIQIPDMPYEGGFGVEVEPLSHEGHFAKNYRLPRISIYKRHQVKLTASDGTSILWVDGSNSSVYLKAETINSNTPRWNGKTVVNPTTFGGTTIQAYTKVTTIWASSTPGNVYTLADIESVCGYGQAIGEVRVKRCYGDVNPGYIYSDSNEYYSNSTIKSSAPVIKNNTLFSAKESIELTPGFKTEGQTLFSAEIKGCEVTKP, from the coding sequence ATGGCGAATAAGATTCGTATTAATTGGGTAGTACTATTATTATATTTATCAGCCCTAAATACTATTTCAGTCAAAGGCCAATCTATCTCCATTAGTTCCGACAATTTCTATTCTCTTTGTGCAGGATCAACCATCAGCATTCCTGTTGCATTGTCAGGTTCTTGGGCCCCTGATAATAAATTTGTACTTAAACTTAGGGAGAATTCGATCTCAGGAGATACCATTATTTATGTAACCGCCGATAATACTTCCTCTCCCTTACAATTTCAGTTACCAAAATTATACGCTGATAAGAATCGATCATCGAAATTGTTTTCCATTGCAAGTATCAGTTCCACTAACCCTGTAACAGTAAGCAATGAAAAATATTTCAATGTTGGCCTTTTGCCTACTATTCAATTGGAACAGCCCATGCAGGCGATTGATGTTTTCCCTATTTCAAGATTCCCTAATGAATACACCAATGCAGGACAAGCACGGTATGTTGGCCATAAAATATACCGAGGCGATGACAATGTAATCGGTAAGTTGGCTGACAGTACCCTTTGGTACTTAGGGGGAGAATGGGCATTATCACCTAATCAAACAACTGTTTATCAACTGGTTCAAATTCAGAACAGGTGCGGTATAGGCAAAGTTATTCCCCCTAATACCATTACTGTGAAAGTAAATCCATTTAAACTGAAAATAACATCTGTATATCCAAAAGCAATTTGCGAGGATCGAAAAATTAACGTCAATATAGATTACACAGGTGAACTTAACCCTGAACAAGTAGTGATCGAAGTCGCCAATTTTAAAGGCGACACCATCAAACAACTTTCCACGACGGTTGTAGATGCCCGCAACTTCACCGGTACTTTAGATAATTCATTTTCATCAGGAACTTATTTTGTACGAATAAGATCCATTGCTCCTGATGCCGCCACTGATTTCGTTCCGATCTTTATGAACAGTGCCCCGAAAATTGAGTTAGATTGGCTGGACGGTGTCACAAATCCGGTGGGATATAAAAATAAAGTTTGGCTTAGAATACGCAGTGTTGGGGCAACAGAGTCCGGCAGACCTTTGACACTCAAACTCTCAGATGGCACCATTGTCAATAATTTTAGTGGATATAGTGGTGCAAGTTCCGGATATATGGCCGACGTTTTCCTTAACCCTGAAAAAACACATTATTATAAAGTTGATTCGTTGATCACAGCGTGTGGAATTTCCCGACAATATACCGTTTCCGGAGAGCGGGAATTGGTTGTAAAAAACGATTTTTACATTGAAAACTTACCAAAACTCATCTATTGTGAAGGCGAAAAACTAAGGTTAAAAATAAAATCGACACTTCCTTTTACCGCGAGTACGGTTTTTATCGCTAAAATATATTTGAGCAATGGTACGGTTTTGGCATTGCCAACCACTCGAATTTCCACCGACAGTTTGGAATTTACGATTCCCGCAGCTTCGTTTTTTGAGTCCACAGCCTTTTATTTTCAATTGCAACTGGAATCCAATTCCCCGGCAGCTTTAAGTTCGTTGTATCAGCAACAAATTAACGTGACTCAAAAACCTGTCCCCGTAACGGCATGGGCAACTACTCCGCTGACAAATCCCGGAAACGGTTACCTCTTTTTTTTATTCAAAGGAGGGTCCCCTGCTTCCTTGATATTTACCGATGGGCAACGCGACGATACGGTGTCTGTCTTCAGCGTCACCAATGAACTTACAAGAGAGATTTCGTTAAATCCGCTCATTGTACAAACCACTTCTTTCCGTTGGAAGTCCATCGAAAACAGTTGTGGAAAAACCGAGAATTTCCCTGTTCCGGAGGTTACGATAACCGTTGACAATACCACTCAGAAAAACATTTTCATCGTAAAAAGTCCGAAACAAGTTTGTTTGGGAGGCACCTATACAATTGAAATAAAAACTGCCGGGACTTTTTCTACAGAAGATGAGTATTTAGTTCGGTTGGTACGATATATCAATTACGTCCCTGTCGTTTATGAAGTAGGCAGAGGCAAGTCAAAAATTTTATCCATTCAGATCCCGACCAATATACCTGTTTCGGCAGACAACAATTTCTGCAAATTTGTTGTCTCTTCGGTTCAGACAGAAGCCGACAATCTGCCAACCGCCTTTCGCGAAGCGTCTTCGTATATTACAGTCAACCAAACAGCTTCTCTGTTTGTGAATACATTTGATTTAAACGGAAATAAGATTTTAAGTAAAACTATTGATCTGTTAAAGGGAGAAAGTGTGCCGCTTATTATACAATCTTCCACTTCTAATTCCAATGAACCTTATAATGTTAAGATCAATAGTACTTGGTATAATTATGCCGCCTACGTGAATAATAACTCAGGCATGATAAACAGTCTTTACATTAATATAAAGCCCTCCAACGATACACTGTTGGTATTAAATGCGCTGGAAAATATTTGCGGAGTTACATCCCTGAATGACACTGTAATAATCAAGGTAAGACCTTATCGAATCCAAACCGCACTTGTCGAAGCAGGTATAAGATGTCAGCAAAATATAGTGGATGTAATGTTCTCTATCGAGGGCAATCAGCAAAATGTACCGACTGACTACAAAGTGTATTTCAGACCGATTGCGCCTTATGCTCAGATATATCCTGATTCCCTTCGATTTGAGGCCCTTGTTGTCACAAAGCGCCCTTTTCATTATACCATCCAAATTCCTGATATGCCCTATGAGGGAGGTTTTGGGGTTGAGGTAGAGCCATTAAGCCATGAAGGTCATTTCGCCAAAAACTATCGTTTGCCTCGAATTTCTATTTATAAACGCCATCAGGTCAAACTAACCGCTTCAGATGGCACCTCTATCTTATGGGTTGATGGCAGTAACTCATCTGTCTACCTGAAAGCCGAAACAATTAACTCCAACACTCCTCGTTGGAACGGCAAAACGGTAGTAAATCCCACTACTTTCGGAGGAACAACCATACAGGCATACACAAAAGTGACGACTATATGGGCTTCGTCAACGCCAGGTAATGTATATACTTTAGCCGACATTGAAAGCGTATGCGGTTATGGTCAGGCAATAGGTGAAGTACGCGTAAAAAGGTGTTATGGAGACGTAAATCCGGGCTATATCTATTCGGACAGTAACGAGTACTATTCCAACAGTACTATTAAAAGCAGCGCTCCGGTCATTAAAAACAACACGTTATTTTCTGCTAAAGAATCCATAGAATTAACTCCCGGCTTCAAAACCGAAGGCCAAACACTATTTAGCGCTGAAATTAAAGGATGTGAAGTAACTAAGCCATAA
- a CDS encoding cupin domain-containing protein gives MKQAQYWVEKYQMQVHPEGGYFAETYRSTESIPLSALPSRFSGDRSFSTGIYFLLENHHFSAFHRIQADEMWHFYAGGPLNVYVIHEDGKLEIIKLGSNPDNGEVFQAVVPAGTWFGSKPAAESDYSLVGCTVAPGFDFADFELAERVDLLATYPQHEEVIRLLTLEKY, from the coding sequence ATGAAACAAGCGCAGTATTGGGTGGAGAAATACCAAATGCAGGTGCATCCTGAAGGTGGCTATTTTGCCGAAACCTACCGTTCTACGGAAAGCATCCCACTCAGTGCGCTTCCGAGCCGTTTCTCAGGCGACAGAAGTTTTAGCACGGGCATTTATTTCTTACTCGAAAATCATCATTTTTCGGCATTCCACCGCATTCAGGCCGATGAAATGTGGCATTTCTACGCGGGCGGGCCGTTGAATGTCTACGTTATTCATGAAGACGGAAAGCTGGAAATCATCAAATTAGGCTCTAATCCCGACAACGGAGAGGTGTTTCAGGCGGTAGTGCCAGCAGGGACGTGGTTTGGCTCTAAGCCTGCGGCAGAAAGTGATTATTCGCTGGTGGGCTGCACCGTAGCGCCGGGCTTTGATTTCGCTGATTTTGAACTGGCCGAACGGGTAGATTTATTAGCAACTTATCCACAACATGAGGAAGTGATTCGGTTGCTGACGCTTGAAAAGTACTAA
- the map gene encoding type I methionyl aminopeptidase, translating into MSITNPAELVGMKKISEAVGTTLRKMREYARPGITAKELDDYGGQILQGFGAKSAPRLTYGFPGWTCISLNNEVAHGIPTEHKILKEGDLINIDVSAELDGFWADNGGSFVLGEDKHNHLKLVNASKQILHKAIHQIKGGVRIADIGKLIETEAKKSGYRVIRNLVGHGVGRSLHEAPSEIPCFYDRFNTGRFRKNSIVAVETFISTKATLAHQNGDGWTFVTNDGSFVAQHEHTIMITDGKPVILTESNEIWN; encoded by the coding sequence ATGTCCATTACCAACCCTGCCGAGCTAGTCGGCATGAAAAAAATCAGCGAAGCCGTTGGCACTACCCTCCGGAAAATGCGCGAATATGCCCGCCCTGGCATAACCGCCAAAGAACTGGACGATTACGGCGGACAGATACTGCAAGGATTTGGAGCCAAATCTGCTCCGCGTCTTACCTACGGTTTTCCTGGTTGGACGTGCATCAGCCTTAACAATGAAGTAGCGCACGGTATTCCCACCGAACACAAGATTCTAAAAGAAGGCGACTTGATTAACATCGACGTTTCGGCCGAACTCGACGGGTTCTGGGCCGACAATGGCGGCTCTTTTGTATTGGGCGAAGACAAACACAATCACCTGAAACTTGTCAACGCCTCGAAGCAAATTTTACACAAAGCTATTCATCAAATCAAAGGAGGCGTCAGAATTGCCGACATTGGAAAATTGATTGAAACCGAAGCGAAAAAATCAGGCTATCGGGTTATCCGTAACCTAGTCGGACACGGCGTAGGTAGAAGTTTGCACGAAGCACCCTCCGAAATTCCTTGTTTCTATGACCGCTTCAATACGGGCCGTTTCAGAAAAAACTCCATTGTAGCCGTAGAAACGTTCATTTCGACCAAAGCCACGCTTGCGCACCAAAATGGTGACGGGTGGACGTTTGTGACCAACGATGGCAGTTTTGTGGCTCAACACGAACATACCATTATGATTACCGACGGAAAACCCGTGATACTTACCGAAAGCAACGAGATTTGGAATTGA
- a CDS encoding aminotransferase class IV: MHCYFNGDIIPVEQASVKINDLALLRGYGLFDYFRTYNGVPFEWDGYWARFTRSAEVLRLPVALTQAQTADVLAELYKLADKPDIAYRFVLTGGYSPDSVSVVQPNFLIIAENLPKDNPEGRYRGIKVLPFEFVRDLPELKSTNYLHMIRLAAEMKSQGAADLLYHKDGEVSELTRSNFFIFKGDTLITPDQNILHGITRRVVLELAKKDFKVEIRPLKVEELEEADEAFTTSTTKWVMPVVQIGRQIVGDGKPGVRTLKLLEQFEELVTGYGLVKA; the protein is encoded by the coding sequence ATGCACTGCTACTTCAACGGCGACATTATCCCTGTAGAACAGGCCTCTGTCAAAATCAACGATCTTGCTTTATTGCGCGGCTACGGCTTGTTTGACTACTTTCGTACCTACAACGGTGTTCCTTTTGAGTGGGATGGCTACTGGGCGCGCTTTACCCGTTCGGCCGAAGTCCTACGCCTGCCCGTAGCGCTTACACAAGCCCAAACCGCCGATGTATTGGCAGAACTCTACAAGCTGGCTGACAAGCCCGATATTGCCTATCGTTTTGTTTTGACTGGCGGTTACTCGCCCGATAGCGTCAGCGTGGTACAACCCAATTTTTTGATTATTGCCGAAAACCTTCCCAAAGACAATCCCGAAGGGCGCTACCGAGGCATCAAAGTGTTGCCCTTTGAGTTTGTACGAGACCTACCCGAGCTTAAAAGCACCAATTATCTCCACATGATTCGCCTCGCCGCCGAGATGAAATCGCAAGGAGCGGCTGATTTATTATACCATAAAGACGGTGAAGTAAGCGAGTTGACCCGCAGTAATTTCTTCATTTTTAAAGGCGATACGCTCATCACACCCGACCAAAACATTCTGCACGGGATTACACGCAGGGTGGTATTGGAACTGGCAAAAAAGGATTTCAAGGTAGAAATTCGTCCGTTAAAAGTAGAAGAACTGGAAGAAGCCGACGAAGCCTTCACTACCAGCACGACCAAATGGGTAATGCCCGTGGTGCAAATTGGCCGCCAAATCGTAGGTGACGGCAAGCCAGGTGTCAGAACCTTAAAGCTATTGGAGCAGTTTGAGGAATTGGTGACGGGGTATGGATTGGTAAAAGCCTAG
- a CDS encoding outer membrane beta-barrel family protein, with translation MHYCFKIVRVNSRQNMTLTKRKKTTSFFQCYALSGLFFLVLSSASLAQKLTIRGTLRDTANRPLEGATVMLLDGKDTSLVSFSRSQSTGAFEFKNITNAPYFLKATYMGLQPMSQLIQAQTTDLLDLGAIQMAPVPKDLKEVIVKGERDPVTIKQDTIEYNAGSFKVQPNAAVEELLKRLPGVEVDRDGTVRAQGQQVQRVTVDGKEFFGRDPKMATKNLPADVVDKVQVFDRKSDQAQFTGIDDGQREKTLNLTLKEEKKKGIFGNVTAGVGDASRYSIKGNFNRFSKTRQLSFLGMANNINQQGFSIDDYMNFTGASQRMMAGGGVRLQFNSEEDAAIPLNFGGRNNGFVTSGGAGLNYNDQLSKKTELQSNYFYNQLDQLIERETNRETFLPMGNFKTNQNTAQKTTNATHRGNVTLDHKIDSLNSLKWTNNFNYSQNSSNIGSSSLSTNGSGVPENEGTRQSNAQGDTWRINSELLWRHKFGKKGRTLSANFSLGLEQSDRDGTLRAVNTFYNPSGQKSRVDTLRQTNTQTNNRQSYGITASYTEPLGKRRYLEVNYALNLSQNDVDRQVFDVNGEGRAPRFNAQLSNQFRNGFTYQRGGLNFRMNSQKANFSTGVSVQQSVLDGELILQNTRIARTFVNVLPNIRYQYNFATSRNLNVTYDTDVREPSIQQLSPIVDNSDPLNIITGNPNLRPEYNHRLNLNFFNFNQLKFSNFFAFVNLTYTTNRIANAQQVDANLVRTYRPVNVKDDYTINANISKGFRIKALGTRVNFTTNLVLNRGITPVNNVDNLTRRLESRNRLRLEYRYKEVLDLSTSAAITYNQTGYSLNPNLNQSFVNQVYDVEGNLKVTKTLTLNSTLDYSIYDFAGSTFNQKVPIWNASVSKFFLKGNRGELKLSVVDMLNRNVGINRIAQVNFVQDERIRSLGRYFLLSFTYSLKSFMGGMPSGGMRVIRQG, from the coding sequence ATGCATTATTGTTTTAAAATCGTTAGAGTAAACTCCCGGCAGAACATGACGTTGACAAAAAGAAAAAAGACAACTTCTTTTTTTCAATGTTATGCCCTGTCGGGGCTTTTTTTTCTGGTACTATCGTCGGCTTCACTTGCCCAAAAATTAACGATCAGAGGAACGCTTCGCGACACTGCCAACCGCCCGCTCGAAGGCGCGACGGTGATGTTGTTGGATGGAAAAGATACGTCGCTTGTCTCTTTTTCGAGGTCACAATCGACGGGGGCGTTTGAGTTTAAAAACATAACCAATGCCCCGTATTTTCTCAAAGCCACCTACATGGGCTTGCAACCGATGAGTCAATTGATTCAGGCACAAACAACAGATTTATTGGATTTAGGGGCGATTCAGATGGCACCTGTTCCTAAGGATTTAAAAGAAGTAATTGTCAAAGGCGAGCGCGACCCCGTGACCATCAAGCAAGACACGATTGAATACAATGCAGGCTCGTTTAAAGTACAGCCCAACGCGGCCGTGGAAGAATTGCTCAAGCGCCTGCCGGGCGTAGAAGTAGACCGCGACGGAACGGTTCGTGCCCAAGGGCAGCAAGTGCAACGGGTGACGGTCGACGGCAAAGAGTTTTTTGGCCGTGACCCCAAAATGGCGACCAAAAATCTGCCCGCCGACGTGGTAGATAAAGTGCAGGTATTTGACCGAAAATCAGACCAAGCGCAGTTTACGGGTATTGACGACGGTCAGCGCGAGAAGACGCTTAACCTTACGTTGAAAGAAGAAAAGAAAAAAGGAATCTTCGGCAATGTTACGGCAGGCGTCGGCGATGCGAGTCGCTACTCAATCAAGGGTAATTTTAACCGTTTCAGCAAAACCCGTCAGTTGTCGTTTTTGGGAATGGCCAACAATATCAATCAACAGGGTTTTTCAATAGATGATTACATGAACTTCACGGGAGCGTCGCAACGCATGATGGCTGGCGGTGGGGTGCGGTTGCAGTTTAACTCAGAGGAAGATGCCGCTATTCCCCTCAATTTCGGCGGACGCAATAATGGCTTTGTCACCTCGGGCGGGGCGGGCTTGAACTACAATGACCAGCTCAGCAAAAAGACCGAGTTGCAAAGTAACTATTTCTATAATCAACTCGACCAATTGATTGAACGTGAGACCAATCGTGAGACTTTTCTGCCGATGGGTAATTTTAAAACCAATCAAAACACTGCTCAGAAAACCACCAATGCTACGCACCGAGGAAATGTAACATTGGACCATAAAATTGATTCGCTCAATTCGTTGAAATGGACCAATAACTTCAACTATTCCCAAAATTCGTCCAACATAGGCAGCAGCAGCCTTTCCACCAACGGCAGCGGCGTGCCCGAAAATGAAGGTACACGCCAATCAAATGCCCAAGGCGATACGTGGAGAATCAACTCTGAGTTGTTGTGGCGACATAAGTTTGGTAAAAAAGGACGGACGCTTTCTGCCAATTTTAGTTTGGGGCTCGAACAAAGCGACCGTGACGGGACTTTGCGCGCAGTCAATACTTTCTACAACCCCTCGGGTCAAAAAAGCCGTGTGGATACGCTACGCCAGACCAATACACAGACCAACAACCGCCAAAGCTACGGTATCACGGCGTCTTACACAGAACCCTTAGGCAAACGTAGGTATTTGGAGGTCAATTATGCGTTGAATCTTTCCCAAAACGACGTTGACCGGCAGGTTTTTGACGTCAACGGCGAAGGGCGCGCCCCGCGCTTCAATGCGCAGTTGAGCAATCAGTTTCGCAATGGTTTTACGTATCAACGCGGTGGGTTGAATTTTCGGATGAATTCTCAAAAAGCTAACTTCTCCACTGGTGTAAGCGTGCAGCAGTCGGTGTTGGATGGTGAGTTGATTTTGCAGAATACCCGCATTGCACGAACGTTTGTGAATGTGTTGCCCAATATACGTTATCAATACAATTTTGCCACAAGCCGCAACCTGAATGTAACGTATGATACCGATGTGCGTGAACCGAGTATTCAGCAACTTTCACCGATTGTGGATAATAGTGATCCACTTAATATCATCACAGGAAATCCAAACTTGCGACCAGAATACAACCACCGCTTAAACTTGAATTTCTTTAACTTTAATCAGCTAAAATTCAGCAACTTTTTTGCTTTTGTCAACCTGACTTATACCACCAATAGAATCGCGAATGCGCAGCAAGTAGATGCTAATTTGGTGCGCACGTATCGCCCCGTCAACGTGAAGGATGATTATACCATCAACGCCAATATCTCGAAGGGGTTTCGGATTAAAGCCCTCGGTACTCGGGTGAATTTTACCACCAATTTGGTCTTAAATCGGGGTATTACGCCCGTCAACAACGTAGACAACCTCACGCGTCGGCTCGAAAGTCGCAACCGGCTTCGGTTAGAATACCGCTATAAGGAAGTTTTGGACCTTTCGACGAGCGCGGCCATTACCTACAACCAAACGGGTTATTCGCTCAATCCCAATCTGAATCAGTCGTTTGTGAATCAGGTATATGATGTGGAAGGAAACTTAAAAGTGACCAAAACGCTGACTCTTAACTCGACACTAGACTACAGTATTTACGACTTTGCGGGTTCAACTTTTAACCAAAAAGTGCCCATCTGGAATGCGTCGGTGTCTAAGTTTTTCCTGAAAGGGAACCGTGGAGAACTCAAGTTATCGGTGGTCGATATGCTAAATCGCAACGTGGGCATCAACCGCATTGCGCAGGTAAATTTCGTACAAGACGAGCGGATTCGCTCCTTGGGCCGCTACTTCCTATTGAGTTTTACGTACAGTCTCAAAAGCTTCATGGGCGGCATGCCATCGGGCGGAATGCGCGTGATACGCCAGGGGTAA
- a CDS encoding GLPGLI family protein yields the protein MKKTSLSLILIFSLLQAFGQQNEGIVLYDQKINMHKRMQDESMKAMVPEFRTNKMQLLVRASESLFKAATQPNEDEENTDANGNTVRMVIRVPQNETYRNYETQKSVELRELAGQKFLIEDTLRRMPWKLAGETKKIQGYDCMKATMTNKVNNQPIVAWFTEAIPVPSGPAGFGGLPGLILEVDVNDGDMIYSLTKAEFKKLAANDIKLPSGGKKITEAEFTKKRDEFMKEMGGQGGIRIIRN from the coding sequence ATGAAAAAGACAAGTTTAAGCTTAATTTTGATATTTTCTTTGTTGCAAGCTTTTGGCCAACAAAACGAAGGGATTGTGCTGTACGACCAAAAAATCAACATGCATAAACGTATGCAAGACGAATCGATGAAGGCCATGGTGCCCGAGTTTCGTACCAATAAAATGCAACTTTTGGTTCGTGCCAGCGAATCGTTGTTTAAGGCTGCCACTCAACCCAACGAAGACGAAGAAAATACGGATGCCAACGGAAATACGGTTCGCATGGTGATTCGTGTTCCGCAAAATGAAACCTATCGTAACTACGAAACCCAAAAATCCGTAGAATTGCGCGAATTGGCGGGGCAAAAATTTCTGATTGAAGATACCCTGCGCCGGATGCCGTGGAAATTGGCGGGAGAGACCAAAAAAATTCAGGGCTATGACTGCATGAAGGCCACCATGACCAATAAAGTAAATAACCAGCCCATCGTAGCGTGGTTTACGGAGGCCATTCCTGTGCCGAGCGGACCCGCAGGGTTTGGCGGATTGCCTGGCTTAATTTTGGAAGTAGACGTCAATGACGGCGACATGATTTACAGCCTGACCAAAGCGGAGTTTAAAAAATTAGCGGCAAACGATATAAAACTGCCTTCAGGTGGAAAGAAGATTACGGAAGCCGAGTTTACTAAAAAACGCGACGAATTCATGAAGGAAATGGGTGGACAAGGTGGCATCAGAATCATTCGGAATTAG